A single Lactuca sativa cultivar Salinas chromosome 8, Lsat_Salinas_v11, whole genome shotgun sequence DNA region contains:
- the LOC111900607 gene encoding ATP-dependent Clp protease adapter protein CLPS1, chloroplastic, producing the protein MAPPRLEKGVGVLDKPVIEKTTPGRESEFDLRKSRKMTPPYRVMLNNDNYNKREYVVQVLMKVIPGMTVDNAGNLLNIDWLIQLTRIGRDAVLYVESLIESIMGGLEGLINILDSEGGFSSLETHLLPEVT; encoded by the exons ATGGCGCCTCCAAGGCTGGAAAAGGGTGTTGGGGTGTTAGATAAGCCAGTAATAGAGAAAACAACTCCTGGAAGAGAGTCTGAGTTTGACTTGAG gaaATCAAGGAAAATGACACCACCATATAGAGTGATGCTAAACAATGACAACTACAACAAGAGGGAATATGTTGTGCAAGTGTTGATGAAGGTTATACCTGGAATGACAGTTGACAATGCA GGAAATTTACTGAATATTGATTGGTTGATACAGTTAACTAGAATTGGTCGAGATGCAGTTTTATATGTTGAGTCGCTCATTGAGTCAATCATGGGAGGATTGGAAGGGCTAATCAACATTCTTGATTCTGAAGGAGGTTTCAGCTCTTTGGAGACACAT CTTCTACCAGAAGTCACCTGA